Proteins encoded within one genomic window of Macadamia integrifolia cultivar HAES 741 unplaced genomic scaffold, SCU_Mint_v3 scaffold2420, whole genome shotgun sequence:
- the LOC122066496 gene encoding DNA-directed RNA polymerases II, IV and V subunit 12 gives MDPQPEPVSYICGDCGMENTLKPGDVIQCRECGYRILYKKRTRRIVQYEAR, from the exons ATGGATCCACAACCCGAACCAGTGAGCTACATCTGTGGAG ATTGTGGTATGGAGAATACCCTGAAACCTGGTGATGTGATTCAGTGCCGAGAATGTGGTTACCGCATCCTTTACAAGAAGCGTACACGGAGAA TTGTTCAATATGAAGCACGCTGA
- the LOC122066495 gene encoding myosin-1-like codes for MKSMEEVWQKQMKSLQSSLSIAKKSLEVDDAAARSSDASASVTDDRDDSSELASDNNKGQESNGVRSGSWALNREMSAGFSVITRLAEEFEQRTQVFSDDAKFLVEVKSGQAEASIDPDQELKRLKQSFESWKKDYASRLRETKAILQRFGTDTWSVEKVKKKWWERRNSVRFN; via the coding sequence ATGAAGTCAATGGAAGAAGTATGGCAGAAACAAATGAAATCCCTACAGTCCAGTCTCTCAATTGCAAAGAAGAGCCTTGAAGTTGATGATGCTGCTGCAAGATCATCTGATGCCTCAGCCAGTGTGACTGATGACAGAGATGACAGTTCAGAACTTGCAAGTGACAATAACAAGGGACAGGAGAGCAATGGGGTGAGATCTGGTTCATGGGCATTGAATAGAGAAATGAGTGCTGGATTTAGTGTTATCACTCGGTTAGCAGAAGAATTTGAGCAGCGGACTCAGGTATTTAGTGATGATGCCAAGTTCTTAGTGGAAGTGAAGTCAGGACAGGCAGAGGCCAGTATAGACCCAGACCAAGAGTTAAAGAGGTTGAAGCAGTCGTTTGAATCGTGGAAGAAGGATTATGCGTCAAGATTACGGGAGACAAAGGCAATTCTACAGAGGTTTGGAACTGACACATGGAGTGTTGAGAAGGTAAAAAAGAAGTGGTGGGAAAGGAGAAACAGTGTGAGGTTCAATTAA